CCGTATCCGCGTGGGCCGTATCCGGGCGGGGCGGTGTCCTCCCGTGGGAGGACGTTGGCGGTCGACAGCAGCTGGAGCCCGAGCCGCAGCCTGCGCCGTGCCTCGTCCTCGCTGATCTGCAGGTCGGCGGCGGCCTGGCGGTAGTCGCGGCGCTTGAAGTACGCCAGCTCCAGGGCGGCCCGCAGCGGTGCGGGCATGGAGGTGACGATGTAGTCCGCGCGGGCGGCCGCGTTGGCGCTGCGCACCTTCTGCTCGAGTTCCTCGCGCGAGCCCCGGCCCAGTTCGGCCTGGCGCAGCCGGGCGACGGCCTGGCCCTGGGTGATCCGGGCGACCCAGGAGCGCATGGAGCCCTGCTTGGGGTCGTAGGCGTCCGGGTTCTCCCAGATGTAGCCGAAGACCTCGCGGGTGATCCGGTCCGCGGCCTTCTCGTCGCCGAGGACCCGGTGGGCCAGGCTGTGGACGAGCGAGGCGAACCGGTCGTAGAGCTCACCGAGCGCGGCGGCCTCACCGCGGGCGAGGCGCTGCTGCATGCGGCGGTCCCAGCGCGGTGGAACATCCTTCGCCATCGTGCCTCCAGCCGTGTGTCGACCCGTCAAATGTAGTGGGCACCGGATGGAACGCGCCGGTTTTGGCAGAAGCTCACCCCGGAAGCGGGACCTCCGTGCTAACCGGGCGCCTTGGCACACGCGTACGCGCCCCGGCGCGCTCCCCGTGCGCGGGTTCGATGCGGCCACCTCCTTGACCGCTTCGCTTAACGCCCGGGCCACCGAGGCCTTACGCTCCTGCCTGTCTTGATCTGCACCCCCAACCGCACCCCAACGCACACGTGAAGGCGGAAAGCCGAACATGGACAGCGCAGAGTACGAGCGCAAGATCGCCGCCCGATTCGCCACCTTCGACCAGGACGGGTCCGGCTATATCGACCGGGAGGACTTCAGTACGGCGGCGAAGGCCGTACTGGCCGAATTCGGGACGACCGCACGGTCGGACAAGGGTCAGGCCGTCTTCAGCGGGGCGGAGGCGTTCTGGCAGGGCATGGCCGGAATCGCCGATGTGAACGGGAACCAGCGTGTGTCCCGCGAGGAGTTCGTCACCGGGGCGGCGAAGCGGCTGCGGGACAACCCGGAGCGGTTCGCCGAGATCGCCCGCCCGTTCCTGGCGGCCGTGATCGCGGTGGCCGACGAGGACGGCACGGGCGCGACCCCGACGGCGGCGGCCCGCGTCCTGCGCGTCCTGGGCACCCCGCCCGACCTGGCCGAGCGGGTGGCGTCGGCCCTGGACGCGGACGGCGACGGCCGCATCTCGGAGGACGAGATCCTGAAGGCCTTCGCCGGCTACTGCGGGGTCGACCCCGACGCCTGAGCCCTGGGGCCTGCTCGGCAACCGCCCGGGGCCGTCACCCCCGGGCTCTGTCCGAGCGCGCTGATAGCGTGCCGCAACCAGCCGGAACGATCACGGGAGGCGGCTCGGCATGCAGGACGTGCGGGAAGTGGAGCGGCACAGGGTCCGGGAGGCCCGGATAGCCGGGGCGCTCGACGACATTAGGCACCGGACGTGGATGCGGTACGACGGCATGTACTCCGACCCGGCGCCCGAGCGGCTGCGGGACATGTGTGACGAGCTGCTCGACCACGTCGCCGCCCGCACCACCGAAGGCGGCAGGCTCGGCCAGACGGCACGCACCGCGCTGCACACCGCCGCGCAGTGCGCCATGGGCGTCCTCAGCATCGGCTGTTTCCCCGGCGGCGACCAGGAGGTGCAGCTCCCGCTGGTCAGCGAGACGGTCAGCAGCGAGGACTTCGACTTCACCACCGTCATCACCGTGGCCCCCACCGCCCGGACCTGGCTCGACGCCTTCGAGACCACGGTGGTCAGCGGCCTGGTGTGGGACTGGCAGAAGGTCATCGGCCTGCTGCTGCGCGACGACTACGCGCCCGCCGTCCGCGACGGGGTGCCGTACTCGCCGTACACCCCGCACTCGGAGCCCGCGGACCTCGCCGCGATGGACGCCCTGTGCGGCTACCTCACCGAGAGCGCCGGCCACCTGCCCAGCGGCTGGCCGACCGTCCCCCTGTGCAAGCCGGACGCCGCCGCGCGGGCCGAGGCGGCCCGCCGGCTGGACGCCGCCGGCCCGCTGACCGCGGACCAGCGGCTGCTGCGCGTACTCCTCAACGACGACCGGGCGGCCTTCGAGGCGGCCCTCGCGGACCGGCTCACCGCCCACCGCGAGAGCGCGGAGGCCGAGGCCGACCCCGCGCCCCGGACCCTGCTGCCGCTGGGCCCGCTGGCCCTAGCCGCCCTCGCGGTCCAGACACACCAGTGGGAGCTCGGCGTCCGCTCCGGCTACCTGCCGCCCGAACTGCTGGGCTTCACGGACGCGATGCGCCTGGCCGGCCAGACCCAGGTGAACGGGCTGGGCGGCTGGGTCGCCGCCGGCTAGACGCCGCCCGGGGCGCCCCGGGGCGCGCCGCAGGGCGCGTCCCCGGCCCCGTCCCCGGCTACGCGAAGACGACCGTCCGGGATCCGTTCAGCAGCACCCGGTGCTCGCTGTGCCACTTCACGGCGCGCGCCAGCGCCTGGCACTCCACGTCGCGCCCGATGGCGACGAGCTCCTCCGGGGTGACCCCGTGGCCGACCCGCTCGACCTCCTGCTCGATGATCGGGCCCTCGTCGAGGTCGGCCGTCACGTAGTGCGCGGTGGCGCCGATCAGCTTCACACCGCGCGCGTGCGCCTGGTGGTACGGCTTCGCGCCCTTGAAGCTCGGCAGGAAGGAGTGGTGGATGTTGATGATCCGCCCGCTCAGCTCCTTGCACAGGGTGTCCGAGAGCACCTGCATGTACCGCGCGAGCACCACGAGCTCGACGTTCTGCTCACGCACCAGCTCCAGCAGCCGCGCCTCCGCGTCCGCCTTGGTGTCCTTGGTCACCGGGATGTGCACGAAGGGGACGTCGTACGAGCCGACCAGCTCGGCGAAGTCGGTGTGGTTCGAGACCACCGCCGCGATCTCCACCGGCAGCGCGCCGATCCGGGAGCGGAACAGCAGGTCGTTCAGGCAGTGGCCGAACTTCGACACCATCAGCACGATCCGCATGCGCTCGTCCGAGCGGTGGATCTGCCAGTCCATCCTGAAGGAGTCGCCGATCGCCGCGAAGCTCGCGCGCAGCTTCTCCACCGTCACCGCAGGCTCGGCCTCGAAGTGCACCCGCATGAAGAAGAGCCCGGTCTCCCGGTCTCCGAACTGCTGACTGTCCACGATGTTGCAGCCGGTCATGAAGAGGTAGCTCGACACGGCGTGCACGATGCCCTGCTTGTCGGGGCAGGAGACGGTCAGGACGTACTGGGCCTGGGCCTGGGGCTGGGCCTGGGGCTGTGGGTGTTCGCTCATGACGGCACAGCCTTTCACACCGCGCGGGTGAGGTTCTTCAGTACTTCTATGCTGCTGGGCCGGTCGTCCGGGTCCTCCCCGTCGGCCGTGGACAGCCGTACGTGCGCCTCGCGCGCCGCCCGCACCGCCTCGGGCCAGGCGTGGTGGTCGAGGTACGTGGACACGGGCGCGTCGGGACCGACCTGGTGCAGGATCCGCAGCACCCGCAGGACGGCGAGGTCGACGACGGCCGCCTCCTGCGCGTCGCGGAAGATCGTGCCGACGTACTTCTCGGCGGACCAGCTGTCGAGCCAGGTGTCCTCGACGAGCCGGTAGACGGCGTCGGTGACGTCCCCGTACCCCTCGACACCCGCCAGCCAGACCTCTTCCTGGAACACCGGGTCGGAGAGCATGTGCAGCGCCGAGCGCACGTTGCCGCGCCAGCGCCACCACGGCATGTCGTTGAGGGGCATGCCGCCCATGGTGGAGGAGCGGCCGCCGCGTCGGGAAGGGTTCTTCGAAGCTTGGGCGAATGTCACGCTTTCGATCGTACGTTCCCCGGTGGCGCGATCTTGAAGCACCTGTGCGTGACCGATCCCCTGCAATTCACCTGGGCGTCACCGTTTGTTGTGTCCATCTCATCGCCGAGTTACCCATGAGGCGGAATGGTCGGTGGACATGACCAATCACCGACGCGCAACTCCCCTGTCCCGCCTGCTCATTGCCACGGTGACGGGTGCGTGTCTCACCACAGCGTGCGGGGTGGTCCCCGGTGGGTCGGGGGGCTCCGGGGACACCCTCACGGTCATGACCTTCGCGCCCATGGGGACCAAGGCGACCAATATGCCCGGCATGCCCGGCATGGCCAAGGCCTACGAGCGCTGGGTGAACGCGAACGGCGGCATCAAGGGCCGCAAGCTGCGCGTCATCACCTGCAACGAGAAGAACACCCCCACCGGCGCCGCCGACTGCGCCCGCAAGGCCATCACCGAGAAGGCCGTCGCCGTCGTCGGCTCGTACAGCCAGCACGGGCGCGCCTTCATGGCCCCGCTGGAGGCCGAGGGGATCCCCTTCATCGGCGGCTACGGGGTCTCCGCCGAGGAGTTCCAGAGCACCCTGTCCTACCCGGTCAACGGCGGCCAGCCCACCCTGCTCGCCGGGGCCGGCCACCAGCTCGGCAAGGCCTGCTCCCAGGTGTCCCTGGTCCGCCCGGACACCCTCGCGGGGGACTCCATGCCGATCCTGCTGAACGCGGGGCTGAAGGCGAACGGCATGCCGGAGGCCTCCGACATCCGGGCGGCCGAGGACTCCGCGGACTTCAAGCCGCAGGCCCGCGAGGCCATGGCCGACGGCCCGGCGGCACCGGCCGCCGCCACCCCCGGTACGACCCCCGCCGCGAGCCCCACGGCCAAGGGCCCGAAGGACCCCGCGAACGACCCGGCTAAGAACACCGCCAAGGACCCGGCGAAGGACTCGGCCAAGGACTCGGCGGCCAAGGCCAACAAGAGCTGCGTGACGGCCGTCCTCGGCTCGCGCACCGAGATCTTCTTCGACGCCTTCCGCCGCGTCGACACCCAGCGCAGGACCCAGATCTCCTCCGTCCTCGGCAGCGTCAGCCAGGCCCTGGTGGACCGCACCGGCGGCAAGGACAGCCCGTACGAGGGCGCGTACATCACCAGCTGGTACCCGGTGTCGACCGACCCGCTGTGGGCGCCGATGCGCAAGGTGATCGCCGATCAGGCCTTCGGCGACGACACCGTCGACCCCGACGACAGCGGGGCCCAGACCACCTGGATCGCGTACACGGTCCTGAACCAGATCACCCAGCGGTTCAAGAGCGACGAGGAGATCACGGCCCGCAAGATGGCCAAGGCGCTCAACCAGTCCCCGGGCGTGCAGACCGGCAACCTCACCCCCGAGCTGAGCTGGCGCTACCAGGACATGCGCGCCGTGGCCGGGTTCCCGCGCCTGGTCAACGGCCGCGTCAGCTTCCAGACCGTCCAGTCGGGCCGCCTCGTCGCCCAGCTCGGCGAGCAGAACCTGGACATCACCCCGACCCTGGAACAGGCCCCCCGCTCGGCCTGACCCGGCCGGGGCCTGACCCGGCCGGGGCCGGCGTCACCGAATTTCTCCCAGGAGGCCCCGGCCTTCAGGCCGGGGAGGAATGGGTCCTTGGGGCGGAGGCGCGAAGCGCCGGAGTTCCGTTCGCGTCTGGTCTGACCTGGCCTTTCGGCTGTTGTCAGTGGTCGGGGATAGGTTGTTGGGATGGCAGCGACACCGATGGCGGGGGATGCCGGGTACGCCCGGTGGACGTTCCGTGTCCGCGTGTCGTCCACCGCGCTCACTGCCCTGATGGCGGAGTGGGACCGGTGCCGGTGGATCTGGAACGAGTGCTGCGCGAAGTCGAAGCAGACCCATGTCTGGAACAAGGACCGGCCCGAGGGGACGGACAAGCGGACCTGCGGCCCGGCGCAGCTCGACAGGATGCTGACCGAAGCCCGCACCAGGAACACCTGGCTTCGTGAAAGGTCCTCGGTTCCGCAGCAGCAGTTGATCCGGGACTTCGGGAAGTCCCGCGCCAAGGCGCAAAAGGACGTCAAGGACCGGTTGCCGGTGCGGCAGCGGGCCGGGATGCCGAAGTGGAAGAAGAAGCGGGAAGCACTGCCGTCCCTCAACTACACCAAGCGCGGCTTTCGGTTGAAGGACGGCCGCCTGTACCTGGCGGGCGGTATCGCCCTGACGGTGGTGTGGTCGCGGAGCCTTCCGGCCGACCCGTCCAGCGTGCGTGTCTATCAGGACGGTCTCGGACACTGGTACTGCTCGTTCGTCGTCCCCGCCGAGGTCGAGCCGCTTGCGGAAACCGGCGCGGTGATCGGCATCGACTGGGGCGTGAAGGAGACCGCGACCACCACCAGCGACGCCCACGACCTCCCGCATGCCGAGTACGGCAAGAAGGCCGCCGCCGGCCTCGCGCGCTATCAGCGGATGATGGCCCGCCGGAAACCGGGGAAGGGCAAGCCCGGGTCGAAGGGCTACCGGGCCGCGAAGAAGCGAGTCGCCAAGCTGCACAAGAAGGTGGCCCGGCAACGCCAGGACACCGGCCGTAAGTGGGCCAAGTCCGTCGTCCGCGACCACGATGCCCTGGCGGTGGAGGACTTCCGGCCGAAGTTCCTCGCCAAGTCCACCATGGCCCGCAAAGCGGCCGATGCGGCGATCTCGGCGACGAAGAGGGCCCTGGTCGAGATGGGCAGCAAGCACGGCCGGACCGTGTACCTGGTCCACCCCGCGCACACCACCATGGACTGCGCCGAGTGCGGAGCGAGAACCAAGCACGCGCTACCTCTCTCAGAACGAACGTATGCCTGCACCGCGTGCGGAGCCGTGTCCCCCAGGGACAAGAACTCCGCCCACGTGATGCTGGTCCGGGCTGGTCTCAACCCGGCTGGTGCTGATCGTGTGAGACCAGGTGGGGCGCTGCCCCGCCTGGCAGCGTGAGCTAGAAATCCCCGAGCAGCCCTGGAGGGTGAGGAATCCCCTCCCTTCAGGGAGGGGAGGATTCAAAGCTGGGTCGTGTCCCTCCGGGTGAGGCTGTACTTGGCGGCGATCGAGTTCCACATGGTCGCCGCCGACTCCTTCGCCTTCGTGGCCTCGCCGCTCGACTTGTTGCCGTCGGCGGCGTCGTCCGTGGGCTTGGCCTTGCCGTCCTTGCAGCCGCCCTTGTCGTGGGCGGCGTCGTCCGCCCACGCGGCGTAGCTGGTGTCGGCGTCCGCCGAGGCCTTCCAGGCCTTGGTGAGGGTGGCCGTGAGCCGCGCGTGGTTCGGGAGCAGGTCCAGCTTGAGCTCCTGGAGGCGGGTGACCAGCTCCTCGCGCTGCCGGGCGGCGTCACGCAGGTCCTGGGCCGCCTGGCCGAGGTTCTTGCAGTCCTTGATGTCGTCCACGGCCTTGATCACCGAGGCCCGGCTGTCGTTGCTGTCCGCGAGGAGCTTGTCGAGCTGGACGGCCTGCGGGCGGGCGGGGTCCACCGCCGCCTCCCCGGGCGCCGCGCCCGAGCCGGCCGAGCCGCTGGCCGCGGGGGCCACCGCGCCGGGGTCGTTGTTCTGGGCCTTGCCGTCGCTGAGCAGGGCGCCCACCCCGAGCCCGGCCACGGCCAGCCCGAACACCCCGGCCGCGATGACGGCGGGCGGAATCCGGCGCGGGACCGGCGGGGGCGGCGGCGGGGGCGGGGCCTGGAACTGCTGCTGGGGCGGCTGGGGCTGCTGGGGCCGGCGCGGCGGGGTCCGGCGGGGACCCGCGTCCGGGACCGGCGGCAGCACCTGCGTGTGCCCGGCGGCGTCGGCATCGCCCTCGGTCCGGAACAGCGCGTCGAAGCCCTCGGCACCACTGGGCGCGGGGCCACCCGGGACGGGCGGGATGTACTGCGTCGCCGCCTCGGCCGGGGCGGCGGGGACGGGCGCGATGTACTGGGTCGCCTGATCGGCCAGGGCCGCCGCCGGAACCGGCGGGATGTACTGCGTCGCCTGATCGGCCGGGGCTGCCGGAACCGGTGCGATGTACTGCGTCGCCTGATCCGCCGGAGCCGCCGGGACGGGCGCGATGTACTGGGTCGCGTCCTCGCCCGGGGCCGCCGGGACGGGCGCGATGTACTGCGTGACCGCGTCGGGCAGCGGCGGGTAGCCGTACCCGTGCGGGTCGCCCGGCCCCTCGAAGCCGGGGCCGACGACATGGCCCGCCGGCGGCGGGTACCCGTACGCGGGCTGCCCGGGCTGCGGCGGCGGCTCGTACGCGGACTCGTACGGACCGGCGTACTGCTGCTGCCCGGCCTGCTCCTGCCCGGGGTACTGCTGCGGGGCCTGCTCCTGCCCGGGGTACTGCTGCCCGGGCTGCGGGTCCTGCGCGGGCGGGTAGCCGTACGCGGGGGGCGCCCCCCAGGCCTCCCCGGCCTGCGGCGCCGGCTGCTCCGGGTAGCCGGGGGCCGGCACCGGCCCTGCCGGATACGGCGTCCCGGGCTGGGGGACGCCCCCTTGTCCGTTCTCCGTCACCGGGACTCCTTCTGCCTTCTCCGACTCGTCCGAACCTACGGAACCGTCGGGTCACGCTACCCGGTCACACCGCGCACACGTCAGGCCGCCTGAACCTCCAGCCCCGCCCCGAACTCCCGGACCGCCGGTTCCTCCCGGTACGGCTCCAGCCGCGCCCGGAAATCGTCCAGGTACTCCGCCCCCCGCCGCGAGCGCAGCGACCCCAGCAGTTCGGCGGCCTTCGTCGCCGTCTGGCAGGCCTGCTCGACCTCCCGCTGCTGCACCTGCGCCGCCGCCAGCAGCAGCAGTCCGATGGCCCGGCGGCGGGCCTTCGTCGCGGGCAGCCCGCGCAGGGCCTCCTCGGCGTGTTTGCCCGCCGCGTCGGCCTGGCCCAGGTCCCGGTGGCAGTGCGCGAGCTCGTCCGCCAGGTACGCCTGGTTGAAGTGGCGGATCCACACCGGGTCGTCCCCGGACTCCGGCTCCGCCCGCTCCAGCGCCGTCACCGCCCGCCCGGACAGCACCGCCGTGGCCCGGGCGTCGCCCAGCAGCGCGTGCCCGCGCGCCTCGGCGGCGTAGAACATCGCCTCCACCCGCGGGGTGACCTGCCCGCGCGTGCCCTCCTGGGCGGCCCGCGCCAGCTGCGCGATCTCCCTCGGGTTGCCCAGCTCGGCGGCGAGGTGGCTCATGGACGCCGCCAGCACGTAGCCCCCGTACGCGCGGTCGCCCGCCGCCTGGGCCATGCGCAGGGCCTGGATGTAGTAGCGCTGGGCCAGCCCCGGCTGGCCCGTGTCCACCGCCATGTAGCCGGCGAGTTCCGTGAGCCGGGCCACCGCCGCGAACAGGGCCCGGCCGACCGGTTCCCGGTAGGAGCCCGCGATCAGCCCGGAGACCACGGAGTTGAGGTAGTGCACGACCACGGGCCGCACGTGCCCGCTGCCGAAGCGGTGGTCGAGGTCGGTCAGGGCCTCGGTGGTGGCCCGTACCGCCTCCACGTCGGACATGCCCACGCGCGCGCCTCCGCTGCGGGCCACCTGCGGGTCGGCCCCGGTGATCAGCCAGTCCCGGCTGGGCTCGACCAGGGCGGAGGCCGCCACGCTCGACCCGGAGAGGAAGTCGCGCCGGCCCACGTCGCTGCGCCACAGCTCGCTGACCTGCTCGATGGCGCCGACGACGGTCGGGGAGAACTGCAGGCCGACCCCGGAGGCGAGGTTCTTGCCGTTGGCCATGCCGATCTCGTCGATGGTGACGGTCCGGCCGAGCTTGCGGCCGAGGGCCTCGGCGATGATGCCGGGGGCCCTGCCGCGCGGCTGCTGGCCGCGCAGCCAGCGGGCCACGGAGGTCTTGTCGTAGCGGAGATCGAGGCCGTGCTCGGCCCCGCACATGTTGACGCGCCGTGCGAGCCCGGCGTTGGAGCACCCGGCTTCCTGGATGAGCGCTTGCAGCCGTTCGTTCGGCTGGCGCGCTACGAGAGGCCTGGCTGCCATGAAAACCCCCTGAGGCCGCGGGTGATCGTTGGAATGATCACTTCCCGCCTGATGTGCGGAGAATCTTCCCCTCTGCGTCGTGTCGCTACCCAGCGACCGCGCTCCGGCCTCCCACGCGCCCCCTCGCGTGCACCGGTGCGCCCCGTATGCAGGATCGATGCAGCGCCCACCGGCTGGTTTACGGCCGTAACCCCCCGTGACCCGGGGAGTTGTGAAGGGCGTGGAAGAGACCATCACAGTCACGGAGACCGCGCCCATCCCCCAGCAGCGCGGGGATCAGCTGCTGGACCATGCCGTGCGGTACGTGGAAGAACGGCACTGGGACGTCTTCGCCGGCACGTGGCTGGAGCCCGGCGACGGCCGGGAGGTGTGCTCCTGCGGGGTGTCCGACTGCCCGGCGCCCGGCGCGCACCCGGCGGTGAAGGACTGGGCGTCGCTGGCCTCGGGCAGCGCGGTGGGCGTGCGGCGGATCTGGGGCAAGCACCCCGCCGCCTCGATCCTGATGCCGACGGGCCGGACCTTCGACGCCCTCGACGTGCCGGACTCCGCCGGGTTCCTGGCGCTGGCGCGGCTGGAGCGGACGGAGCGGACCCTGGGGCCCGTCGCGCTGTCTCCCGACCACCGGATGCTGTTCTTCGTACTGCCGGGCGCCGGGGCGAAGGTGGCGGACCTGGTGCGCAAGCTGGGCTGGCTGCCGCACGCCATCGACCTGACCGCGCGGGGCGAGGGCGAGTACGTGCCGGCGCCGCCGACCCGCTTCGGAGGCAAGGGCCCGGTGCAGTGGGCGCGCAAGCCCACGCCGGCGAACCGCTGGCTGCCGGACACGGAGGAGCTGATCGACGCCCTCGCGTACGCCTGCGGCAGCGAGGCGGCGGCGGCCCGGGGCCGCCGCAAGTCCTGAGGCGGTCGGCGCCGTTCACGCCGTCGGCCGTCGGCCGCCGGGACCGGTGACATTCCTGCCTGCAAGTTCATGACATTCGTAACTGCTGCTGCCTCTCCCCCTCCTCATATGGTGAGGAAAGTACGACCACGGGGAACAGAACGAGAGGCAGGCGCATGCCGGACCAGGGTTATGCGGCAGGCGGTACGGGCGGGACGGGTGGTGGCGCGCGATCCGCGACGGCCGCGGTGGCCGCCGTGCGGGTAGAGGGACTGTGGAAGCGGTTCGGCGAGCAAGTGGCCGTCGGGGGCATCGACCTGGAGCTGCCGGCCGGCCGCTTCGTCGGTCTCGTCGGCCCGAACGGCGCCGGCAAGACGACCACGCTGTCCATGGTGACCGGGCTGCTGCGCCCGGACATGGGCCGGGTGGTCGTCGCCGGGCACGACGTGTGGGCCGACCCTGTGCAGGTGAAGTCCCGCATCGGCGTACTGCCCGAGGGGCTGCGGATGTTCGAGCGCCTCTCCGGGCGCGAACTCCTCGGCTACATGGGCCGCCTGCGCGGACTGCCGGGCGAGGAGACCGACAAGCGGGCGACGCAGCTGCTGGAGGTGCTGGACCTCGCGGGCTCCCAGCACAAGCTGGTCGTCGACTACTCGACGGGCATGCGCAAGAAGATCGGCCTCGCCGCCGCGCTGCTGCACAACCCCGAAGTCCTCTTCCTGGACGAGCCGTTCGAGGGCGTGGACCCGGTATCGGCGCAGACCATCCGCGGAGTGCTGGAACGTTACACCGCGTCCGGCGCCACCGTCGTCTTCTCCTCCCACGTGATGGAGCTCGTCGAATCCCTCTGCGACTGGGTGGCCGTCATGGCCGCCGGGCAGATCCGCGCCGCCGGCCCGCTGGCCGACGTACGCGGCTCCGCGCCCTCCCTGCAGGCCGCCTTCCTCGAACTCGTCGGCGCCCGCGACCACGCCGCCGGCGACTCCCTCGACTGGCTCGGCGGCGCGCGATGAGCACCGCCACCTCCGAGGCCTCCCTCACCCCGCTGTTCGTCCGGCTCAAGATCTCCCTCATGCGCAACGGCCTCAAGGGGTCCTCGAAGCGCAAGGCCGTCTGGATCACCAGCCTGGTGATCTCGCTGGTCTTCTCCCTCTTCGTCACCCTCGGCCTGGCGATGCTGCACGGGCACGTCCACGCCGGCACCGTGGTCGTCCTGCTGGCCGCGATCCTCGCGCTCGGCTGGACCGTGATGCCGCTCTTCTTCCCCACCGGGGACGAAACCCTCGACCCGAGCCGGCTGGTGATGCTGCCGCTGCGCCCGCGTCCGCTCGTACGGGCCCTGCTGGCCTCCTCGCTGGTCGGCACCGGCCCGCTGTTCACCCTCTGCATCGCCGCCGGCTCGGTGGCGGCCGTCGCGCACGGCGCGGCGGGCATCGTGGCGGCCGTGGCCGGCGCCCCGCTCCTGCTCCTCGGCTGCGTGGCGCTCGCCCGGGCCGTGGCCACGGCGAACGTACGGCTGCTGACCAGCCGCAAGGGGCGTGACCTCGCGCTGCTGAGCGGCCTGCTGATCGCGATCGGCGCGCAGCTGGCCAACTTCGCCAGCCAGCGCCTGTTCCAGCAGGGCGGCCTGGCCGCGCTGGAGCCGGTCGAGGCGATCGTGCGGTGGCTGCCGCCCGCGACGGCCGTCGGCATGGTGGACTCCGTGAGCGAGGGCGCGTACGGGGTGGCGGCGGCCCAGCTGGCGCTGACCCTGGCCGCCATCGCGGCCCTGCTGTTCTTCTGGGAGCGCAGCCTGACCAGCCTGATGGTCACCCCGGACGGCTCGACCCTCGCGGCCGCGAAGCCCGAGAAGGACCGCGGCGGCGCGGGCGGCTTCTGGTCCCTGCTGCCCGGCGGGCGCACGGGCGCGGTCATGCAGCGCACCCTGCGCTACGTCGTCCGCGACCCGAAGACGAAGTCGGCCTGGGTCTCGGCGCTGGCCGTCGGCCTGATCGTCCCCGTCTTCAACGCCCTCCAGGGCACAGGCTCCGTCTACCTCGCCTGCTTCGGCGCGGGCATGCTCGGAGTCCAGATGTACAACCAGTTCGGGCAGGACACCTCCGCCTTCTGGATGGTCGCCCAGACCATCTCCTCGCCGCGCGAGGCGTACGGGGAACTGCGCGCCCGCGCCGGCGCGCTGGCCCTGGTCACCGTCCCGTACACGGTCCTCGTCACGGTGATCACCGCCGCCCTGGTGGGCAACTGGTCCGGCTTCCCGGGCGCCCTGGGGCTGGGGCTCGCGCTGCTGGGCTCGATGCTGTGCACGGGCGCGCTGGCCTCGGCGCACTTCCCGTACTCCATCCCGACGGAGGGCGCCTTCAAGAACGTCGCCCCGGGGCAGGGCGGCCTC
The Streptomyces sp. NBC_00091 genome window above contains:
- a CDS encoding sigma-70 family RNA polymerase sigma factor: MAKDVPPRWDRRMQQRLARGEAAALGELYDRFASLVHSLAHRVLGDEKAADRITREVFGYIWENPDAYDPKQGSMRSWVARITQGQAVARLRQAELGRGSREELEQKVRSANAAARADYIVTSMPAPLRAALELAYFKRRDYRQAAADLQISEDEARRRLRLGLQLLSTANVLPREDTAPPGYGPRGYGTPR
- a CDS encoding EF-hand domain-containing protein → MDSAEYERKIAARFATFDQDGSGYIDREDFSTAAKAVLAEFGTTARSDKGQAVFSGAEAFWQGMAGIADVNGNQRVSREEFVTGAAKRLRDNPERFAEIARPFLAAVIAVADEDGTGATPTAAARVLRVLGTPPDLAERVASALDADGDGRISEDEILKAFAGYCGVDPDA
- a CDS encoding immunity 49 family protein; this translates as MQDVREVERHRVREARIAGALDDIRHRTWMRYDGMYSDPAPERLRDMCDELLDHVAARTTEGGRLGQTARTALHTAAQCAMGVLSIGCFPGGDQEVQLPLVSETVSSEDFDFTTVITVAPTARTWLDAFETTVVSGLVWDWQKVIGLLLRDDYAPAVRDGVPYSPYTPHSEPADLAAMDALCGYLTESAGHLPSGWPTVPLCKPDAAARAEAARRLDAAGPLTADQRLLRVLLNDDRAAFEAALADRLTAHRESAEAEADPAPRTLLPLGPLALAALAVQTHQWELGVRSGYLPPELLGFTDAMRLAGQTQVNGLGGWVAAG
- the purU gene encoding formyltetrahydrofolate deformylase; translated protein: MSEHPQPQAQPQAQAQYVLTVSCPDKQGIVHAVSSYLFMTGCNIVDSQQFGDRETGLFFMRVHFEAEPAVTVEKLRASFAAIGDSFRMDWQIHRSDERMRIVLMVSKFGHCLNDLLFRSRIGALPVEIAAVVSNHTDFAELVGSYDVPFVHIPVTKDTKADAEARLLELVREQNVELVVLARYMQVLSDTLCKELSGRIINIHHSFLPSFKGAKPYHQAHARGVKLIGATAHYVTADLDEGPIIEQEVERVGHGVTPEELVAIGRDVECQALARAVKWHSEHRVLLNGSRTVVFA
- a CDS encoding ABC transporter substrate-binding protein; this translates as MTNHRRATPLSRLLIATVTGACLTTACGVVPGGSGGSGDTLTVMTFAPMGTKATNMPGMPGMAKAYERWVNANGGIKGRKLRVITCNEKNTPTGAADCARKAITEKAVAVVGSYSQHGRAFMAPLEAEGIPFIGGYGVSAEEFQSTLSYPVNGGQPTLLAGAGHQLGKACSQVSLVRPDTLAGDSMPILLNAGLKANGMPEASDIRAAEDSADFKPQAREAMADGPAAPAAATPGTTPAASPTAKGPKDPANDPAKNTAKDPAKDSAKDSAAKANKSCVTAVLGSRTEIFFDAFRRVDTQRRTQISSVLGSVSQALVDRTGGKDSPYEGAYITSWYPVSTDPLWAPMRKVIADQAFGDDTVDPDDSGAQTTWIAYTVLNQITQRFKSDEEITARKMAKALNQSPGVQTGNLTPELSWRYQDMRAVAGFPRLVNGRVSFQTVQSGRLVAQLGEQNLDITPTLEQAPRSA
- a CDS encoding transposase; translated protein: MAATPMAGDAGYARWTFRVRVSSTALTALMAEWDRCRWIWNECCAKSKQTHVWNKDRPEGTDKRTCGPAQLDRMLTEARTRNTWLRERSSVPQQQLIRDFGKSRAKAQKDVKDRLPVRQRAGMPKWKKKREALPSLNYTKRGFRLKDGRLYLAGGIALTVVWSRSLPADPSSVRVYQDGLGHWYCSFVVPAEVEPLAETGAVIGIDWGVKETATTTSDAHDLPHAEYGKKAAAGLARYQRMMARRKPGKGKPGSKGYRAAKKRVAKLHKKVARQRQDTGRKWAKSVVRDHDALAVEDFRPKFLAKSTMARKAADAAISATKRALVEMGSKHGRTVYLVHPAHTTMDCAECGARTKHALPLSERTYACTACGAVSPRDKNSAHVMLVRAGLNPAGADRVRPGGALPRLAA
- a CDS encoding transcriptional regulator; this translates as MAARPLVARQPNERLQALIQEAGCSNAGLARRVNMCGAEHGLDLRYDKTSVARWLRGQQPRGRAPGIIAEALGRKLGRTVTIDEIGMANGKNLASGVGLQFSPTVVGAIEQVSELWRSDVGRRDFLSGSSVAASALVEPSRDWLITGADPQVARSGGARVGMSDVEAVRATTEALTDLDHRFGSGHVRPVVVHYLNSVVSGLIAGSYREPVGRALFAAVARLTELAGYMAVDTGQPGLAQRYYIQALRMAQAAGDRAYGGYVLAASMSHLAAELGNPREIAQLARAAQEGTRGQVTPRVEAMFYAAEARGHALLGDARATAVLSGRAVTALERAEPESGDDPVWIRHFNQAYLADELAHCHRDLGQADAAGKHAEEALRGLPATKARRRAIGLLLLAAAQVQQREVEQACQTATKAAELLGSLRSRRGAEYLDDFRARLEPYREEPAVREFGAGLEVQAA
- a CDS encoding bifunctional DNA primase/polymerase, whose translation is MEETITVTETAPIPQQRGDQLLDHAVRYVEERHWDVFAGTWLEPGDGREVCSCGVSDCPAPGAHPAVKDWASLASGSAVGVRRIWGKHPAASILMPTGRTFDALDVPDSAGFLALARLERTERTLGPVALSPDHRMLFFVLPGAGAKVADLVRKLGWLPHAIDLTARGEGEYVPAPPTRFGGKGPVQWARKPTPANRWLPDTEELIDALAYACGSEAAAARGRRKS